In Ignavibacteriales bacterium, the following are encoded in one genomic region:
- the rplW gene encoding 50S ribosomal protein L23, with protein MKTVLIRPLVTEKNTMLQEMNNQYSFEVAKDANKIEIAKAVEKKFNVRVEDVKTMVMKGKKKSQFTRAGRFEGFRADRKKAVVKLHEDDSIDFFTAEV; from the coding sequence ATGAAAACAGTTTTAATAAGACCGCTTGTAACGGAAAAAAATACAATGCTTCAGGAGATGAATAACCAATACTCTTTTGAAGTAGCAAAAGATGCCAATAAGATCGAGATTGCAAAGGCGGTCGAGAAAAAGTTTAACGTACGCGTAGAAGACGTTAAGACTATGGTGATGAAAGGGAAAAAGAAATCGCAGTTCACACGCGCAGGAAGGTTTGAAGGATTTAGGGCAGACAGGAAGAAAGCGGTAGTTAAACTTCACGAGGACGACAGTATAGATTTCTTTACAGCTGAGGTATAA
- the rplC gene encoding 50S ribosomal protein L3, whose product MIGILGKKLGMTTYFTPEGDVISCTVVEAGPCVVTQIKTAEKDGYTAVQVGYGKKKEKRVKNPQKSVYKKLKIDAPSIVKEIRDYPVGDLKEGDEIKVSMFKEGDNVKVTGTSKAKGFQGVVKRHGFGGGVKTHGQSDRLRAPGSIGQSSYPSRVFKGMKMAGRMGGVQKTVRNLKVVKVIEDSNLILLSGPVPGVKSSVVEIYKN is encoded by the coding sequence ATGATTGGAATTCTTGGAAAAAAATTAGGAATGACGACATACTTCACTCCTGAGGGTGATGTTATATCCTGTACTGTAGTTGAGGCAGGACCATGTGTCGTAACACAAATAAAGACCGCCGAAAAGGACGGCTATACTGCCGTACAGGTTGGTTACGGTAAAAAGAAGGAAAAGAGGGTAAAGAATCCTCAAAAGAGCGTATATAAAAAGCTGAAGATCGACGCACCGAGCATAGTAAAGGAAATAAGAGACTACCCGGTTGGAGATCTGAAAGAAGGTGATGAAATAAAGGTTAGTATGTTTAAGGAAGGTGATAATGTAAAAGTAACCGGAACCTCCAAGGCAAAGGGCTTCCAGGGTGTTGTAAAGAGGCACGGTTTTGGCGGTGGAGTAAAGACACACGGACAGAGCGACAGATTAAGAGCTCCGGGTTCTATTGGTCAGAGTTCATATCCTTCAAGGGTTTTCAAAGGAATGAAGATGGCAGGAAGAATGGGCGGAGTTCAGAAGACCGTAAGAAACCTAAAGGTTGTAAAGGTGATCGAGGATTCTAATTTGATCCTATTGAGCGGTCCGGTACCCGGCGTGAAGTCCAGCGTTGTTGAAATCTACAAAAATTAA
- the rpsJ gene encoding 30S ribosomal protein S10: MASQKIRIKLKSYDHTLLDKWTERIIKTIKSTGAVVSGPIPLPTRKNVYTVLRSPHVDKKSREQFETRSHKRLIDILNSSNKTIDALTKLDPPGGVDIEIKV, translated from the coding sequence ACAAAAAATCAGAATAAAACTCAAGTCCTACGATCATACATTACTTGATAAATGGACCGAGAGGATTATAAAGACTATCAAATCGACCGGCGCAGTGGTAAGCGGTCCGATACCTCTTCCTACAAGGAAGAACGTATATACCGTGCTCAGATCACCGCACGTTGATAAGAAGTCGAGGGAGCAATTCGAAACAAGGTCTCACAAGAGGCTTATTGATATTCTGAATTCTTCCAATAAGACAATCGATGCTTTAACAAAGCTCGATCCTCCCGGCGGAGTAGATATAGAAATCAAGGTATAA
- the rplD gene encoding 50S ribosomal protein L4, with product MKLNVYKIDGKKSDETVDLPDEVFGVEPNEHLLYQAVRVYLSNQRQGTHKTKERSEVRGGGKKPFRQKGTGRARQGTSRSPLMKGGGTIFGPRPHKYRLSLPKKAARLARKSALSLKAKENEIMIVEDFTFEAPKTKDLFGILSLLKISDKKILLILPEKNENLYKSGRNIPKLDVQISDKVATYQLLNNGMILLQKSAIENLCKSLS from the coding sequence ATGAAATTAAACGTATATAAGATAGACGGCAAGAAGTCTGATGAGACAGTTGATCTGCCGGATGAGGTATTTGGAGTAGAGCCGAACGAGCATCTGCTTTACCAGGCAGTAAGAGTGTATCTTTCCAACCAGAGACAGGGTACACATAAAACCAAGGAAAGATCAGAAGTAAGAGGAGGCGGTAAGAAACCTTTCAGACAAAAAGGAACAGGTAGGGCCAGACAGGGAACAAGCAGGTCACCTCTAATGAAGGGTGGTGGTACTATATTCGGACCAAGACCTCACAAATACAGATTATCTCTTCCAAAGAAGGCGGCAAGGCTTGCAAGGAAGAGCGCTCTCAGCCTTAAGGCAAAAGAGAACGAGATAATGATAGTAGAGGACTTTACGTTTGAAGCTCCAAAGACAAAGGACCTTTTCGGTATCCTTTCACTTCTCAAGATCAGTGATAAAAAGATTCTGCTTATATTACCTGAGAAGAACGAGAATTTATATAAATCAGGAAGGAACATTCCTAAACTGGACGTACAGATATCGGACAAAGTAGCAACATACCAGCTTCTCAATAACGGTATGATACTGCTTCAAAAGTCTGCAATTGAAAATTTGTGTAAAAGTTTATCATAA
- a CDS encoding RNA polymerase sigma factor RpoD/SigA: MKLGKQYTSRENQSTDIYLKEISKTTPLTVEEEIECAKAIKKGDKKALDKLVRANLRFVVSVAKQYQNQGLSLNDLINEGNLGLIKAAKKFDETRGFKFISYAVWWIRQSILQALAEQSRVVRLPLNIVQQKSKISKTISELEQNNERTPNVLEIAEELDMSVYEVQETLKNSGGHVSMDAPSIHGEDTKLIDIMPNQNEKLPDTDLMNDSLRIEIERALDTLSQREKEVVKLYYGLEKENPLTLEEIGDKYKLTRERVRQIKEKAIRRLRQASRSKALKAYLGQ; encoded by the coding sequence ATGAAACTAGGTAAACAGTATACAAGCAGAGAAAACCAATCAACGGATATTTATCTAAAGGAGATCAGTAAGACGACTCCTTTAACTGTTGAAGAAGAGATAGAATGCGCAAAGGCGATCAAGAAAGGGGATAAAAAAGCTCTGGATAAACTGGTACGAGCAAACCTCAGGTTTGTCGTAAGTGTTGCAAAGCAATATCAAAACCAGGGATTATCTCTCAATGACCTTATCAATGAAGGCAATTTAGGCCTTATTAAAGCGGCAAAGAAGTTCGATGAAACCAGGGGATTCAAATTCATTTCTTACGCGGTATGGTGGATCAGGCAGTCAATACTTCAGGCTCTCGCAGAGCAGTCGAGGGTTGTAAGACTTCCTCTTAATATCGTACAGCAAAAGAGTAAGATATCAAAGACTATCAGTGAGCTCGAGCAAAACAACGAAAGAACACCTAACGTTCTTGAAATAGCGGAAGAATTGGATATGAGTGTTTATGAAGTTCAGGAAACATTGAAAAATTCCGGCGGTCACGTATCAATGGATGCTCCGAGCATTCACGGTGAAGATACAAAGCTTATTGATATAATGCCTAACCAGAATGAGAAACTTCCCGATACGGACCTCATGAATGATTCGTTGAGGATCGAGATCGAGAGAGCGCTCGATACGCTTTCACAAAGAGAAAAGGAAGTTGTAAAATTGTATTACGGATTGGAAAAGGAAAATCCGCTAACATTGGAAGAAATTGGTGACAAGTATAAACTGACAAGAGAGCGTGTGAGACAGATCAAAGAAAAAGCGATAAGAAGATTAAGACAGGCATCTAGAAGCAAAGCATTGAAAGCCTATTTAGGGCAATAG